The Candidatus Poribacteria bacterium genome contains the following window.
CCCCTCGTCCTGACCTTCTCCCACACGGGCCCTGAGCGCGCGACAGTTTGCAGGAGAAAGTCGGGATGCGGGCCCGAGAGGGCTGGCAACGCACACCCATCGCCATGGGTCGCTAAGCCGGCGCGATCCCGCGTTCCACGATGCCCTCGACGGCTCGGCGCAGTCCCCTGCGGAACTCTGGCGAGAGCTCCCCTCGCAGCACGCGCGTCGTCGCGGAGATCGGCACGCCTCGGGCAGCCAGAATCTCCTTGGACACGAGCGGATGCCCCAGCCGCGTCAGGAAATCGAACTGGCAGAGCCGCGCGTGCGCCGAAGCGTCCGTTCCGCCGGAAGCCGTGACCGCCGCGGCGTCTTCGGGATCGACGTTCGCCGCAAGGCTCATGGTTCCTGCGCACCCGTCCGCCATCGCCTCCGGCAGGAACGGCGTGTTCGCCTGAAAGATGCCCAGTGGCGTGCCACGCGCGGCTTCCGCCTGAGCCGCCGTCTTGGCGGGGTCGCAGGATGTCTCCTTGAACGCGAGGAATCTGCCCGTCTGCGCGAGCTCGCGCGTCAGCGACGCCGGCAGAAGCCGACGCACCGGCGACGGGCACTCGTAGACTCCCAACGGGCAGTCGAGCGTATCGGCAAACGCGAGGAAGTGCGTACGGAGCTCCTCGTCCGTCGTCTCGTGATCTGGAACCCGGATCACGACCGCGTCGACGCCGGTGTCCCCCATCTGGCGGCAGAAGGCGATCTGCTCCGCCAGCGTCTCCCCGAAGTTGCCCGTTGCCGTGACGGGAACGCGCCCCGCCGACGCTTCGACGGCTCCCCGCGCCAAGCTCAAGCGCTCGTTGTTCTCGAGCACGAACATCTCGCTCGACGAGCAGTTCGCGTAGAACCCCCCGACCCCTCGCGCGATGTACCACTCCAGCATCGTTCGGTAGGCTCCCAGGTCGATGGAGCCGTCAGCCGCGAACGGCGTCAACAGAACGGGCCACGCGCCTGCAAAGCGTTCCGCCATTGCTAGTTCCTCCCCGCTGCGGGCCCCACCGTCGCCGTCGTCTCAGAGCCCTTCCGAACCTTGGATCGCATCGTGCCGGACGACCCATCGGGAGTCTCCCAGCGCACGTCATACGTCCCGCCCGGCAGCACGAACGGAACCTTGCCCAGCGCGTCCGTCGTCTTGACGATCCCGGCGACGGTCACCCGCACGCCCTCCGCGTCGGCGTCCACCCAGAGATGCGCCGGCGTCTCGCCCTTGTCGTCGTCGGATCGGACGACGTCGAACGGCAGGTCGTTCATCATCACGAGGGAACCGTCGGCACTGCGCAGATTCACCACCAGCAGGTGGAATCCGCGCGCGTTCTTCGGCGGTTCCCAGCGGACGCTGCCGATGGCTGTGACCGACCCAGTCGGCGTGGGAACCGGGAGCTCTCCTCGCTCCACGACGCCCTGCTCCGACAAGATGAACCAGTCGAGCCCGCCCAGCCGGGCTCCATCCGGTTCTGCCCCGAAGAGCTCCAGCGACACGTCGAACGTCTGACCTGCCCGGACGCGCGTCGCCGGCTCGTGGATCAGGACGCGAGGTCCCGGCGCGTAGAGCCGCTTCACCGTGTCGTAGAGGTACTTCGGCTTCCAGTCGCGTGTGAAGAGCCCATAGGTGCCGATCTCGCGACCGCCTTTGAGGTCGCGGAGCGTCCACACGGTCGTTCCGACGACGAAGCTCCGACGCGACATCAGCGACTGCAGATCGACCCGAAGCAGCTTGTCGTGGTATTCGAGCGAGTGGCGCTCGTCGGCTCCGTACGGCGCGAACCGATCCGTGTAGGACATGCCGGCGAGCTCGACGCACAGGATCGGCTTGTCGGGTATCGCCTCGCGGACCATGTCCACTTCCCGGCGGAGGTCGTACACATCTGCGGAGTGGAACCAGCCGTAGTGCAGCGGCTTGCCGATGACGTCGAGGAACTCCCACGTGCCGACACCCGTGGACGCCGCCGAAGCGTACGAGACGAGGCGGCTGGAGTCCCGTTCGCGGACCCACGCCGTCGTCCGGCGCACGTAGTCGATGATCCGGTCGTCTTCGCGCTGCCCGCGCGAGAGCCACGCCTGGCTGAACTCGTTGCCGACGCTCCAGACGATGATCGACGGATGGTTCCCCAACTGGTTCAGCATCTCCCGAAGCTGCGGATAGACCCAGTGGTCGTTGAACCCCGGATCGCCCAGATCGGACGCCGGGTTCTGCCAAACGGGTATCTCCGACCAGACGAGCAGCCCCATCTCATCGCACAGGTCGAGCGAATCCGGGTGGAACGGGTAGTGTCCCAGCCGGACGAAGTTACAGCCGAGCTGCTTGCACATGAGCAGATCGGCGCGCTGGGCTTCCCGCGTTCCCGCGCTGCCCATCCCCGGATAGTCCTGGTGGAACGCCATGCCCTGGAGCCACACCGGGGAGCCGTTCAGGTGAACCTCGGAGCCGACCGCGCGCACTTCGCGGAACCCGAACCGCTCCCAGGCGACGTTCCAGTCGTCGTCCTCGCCTTGCCACGACACCTTGGCGATGTAGAGATTCGGCGACTCCGGCGACCAGGGCAACGCATCGGGTATGGGGAGCTCCAGTTCGACCTCCAGCGACGCCGACCGCCGCAGCGAGAGGATCGAATCGTCCAGCTCGAACGTGTAGGAGTGCTCCAGGCTGGCGTCCGCGACAGCGATGCGGACGGCTCGCGGCACGCCGCGCCCGAATCCGATGGTCATCGTCGCCGTTGTGGGGTTGAGCGATGCGCGGATGGAGAGCCGTTCCACAGTAGGTAGCTCGCGCTTGACCAGGTAGACCTCGCGCGTGATGCCGCCCGTGTTCCACCAGTCGATCGAATGATGGGGCGCTTGGCTGGGCTTCGGTGTGTTGTCGACGCGGACGATGATCGTATTGGTCCCATGCGCGACCGCCGCCGACACGTCGAACGAGAACGCCGTGTAGCCGCCTCGATGTGATCCGAGCTCGACGCCGTTGAGCCACACGGTTGCGACGAGGTAGACCGCCATGAAGCGGAGTTCGAGTGTACTGTCATACCATGCGTCGGGCAGATCGAACGTTCGGCGGAACCAGCCAGCGCCGTTGTAGTTCGGCTGAACACCGACTTCCTGCCCTTCGTTCCATACTCCCGGAACGCGAAACGGGACGCCGGCATGGTCGCCGGTCCACGACTCGGGCTCCTGCCAACGCGCGTCGAGTCCTTCGTCCTTCGGGTCGGGACGGAACGACCAGACACCGCTCAGGTCGAGCAGCAGTTGGCTTGGGCGCTCGCCGGTATCGAGCGGGAGGTTGTCGTCCCACGTCCGAACGCCGGAGCGAATCGGCAGCGCGGCAGGCGCCGATGCGACGATGGCGAGCAGCAGTGCGATCGCGGGAATGGCGCGGCGGAACAAGGACGTCTCCGACGGCTCGCGGTTGCGTCCCCGGCGACAACGCGGCGGAGACCCTTGTAACATGTGCCGGGAACCGTAGGCAACCGGATTCGGAAGCGCGACTCCGCGTTTGGCTGGGAGACTCCATGCCCATTCTTCTTGGACTCGACGTCGGCGACAAGCGGATCGGCGTCGCCAAGTCGGATGCGCTCGGCATGCTGGCGACGCCGCTGACGACCATCGAGCGAAGCAGCGACCGCGCCGCCTGTCGCGAGATCGTCCGCATCGCCGCTGAGCACGATGCCGTTCGGATCGTCGTCGGTCTGCCGAAGATGCTCGACAACAGCATCGGGATTCAGGCGGAGAAGGTGCTCGTCTTTGTGCAGCAGCTCAAGGCTGCCACCGAGGTTCCCGTCGTGCTTTGGGACGAGCGGCTGACGACGACCGAAGCGTCGCGCGTGTTGCGGAAGCCCTCCAGAACGGGCAGGCGTCAAGCCCCCAGCAAGAAGGAACGAGAGCGCGTCAAGGCGCGCCTGGACGAAGTCTCGGCGGCGATCATCCTCGAGTCCTATCTCGCCAGCCCGGTCCCATCGCTCCCGCCCGAGGACGGAGAGTAACCGCAGGGGCAGAACCGAACCCCTTCTCCTTGCAGGGAGCCTTCAGGGAGAAGGTCAGGACGCGGACTCACCGGTTGCCGAACCACAGCGCGCGTGGCATCATCGGCGCGTCGGTCTCACTCCGTCCCCGAAGGCACATCCATTGCCCGCACTGCGCACGCTGGCGATCCTTGCGCCGGTCTTCCTCGTGACGACGGTGGATCACTCAGCGATTCCCAACGTCTTCGTGCTCGCCATGGTCGCCGCCAGCGGCAAGGGCATCGATCCCTACGTGCTATTCGCCACGGCGACGGCATCCGTCCTGATGTGGGAACACGCCGTCTACTGGATGGGCAGGTCGATGAACGGGCGCGATGCGGGCGGCATGCGGCTCGCCCAGTGGTTCGCACGCGGCGCCGAAGCCGCGACGTCCGTGATGGGCAGGCGTCCGAAGACGTGGATGCTCTTTGGAAGGTTCCTCGGCGGACTTGGACTCTACGTCCCGTTCGCCTTCGGGCACATGGGTAGGGGATACGCGCGATTTGTCCTCTTGAGCACGGTCGGGACGCTCTTCCATCTCGCCGTGTTCGGCGTGCCGGCGTACATCCTCGGCGACCGATTCCGCACTTTCGTCGAGCGGGTGCCGCTGGGATGGATCACGCTTGGGATCATGGCGGTCGTCGCGGCTTCTCTCGGTTGGCAGGCGATCCGACGGCGGCGAGCTGAACCCTCCTCGGCAGACTGACCTCTACCGAAGTCCTCACGGATATCGCTTGAGCCCGGCGTGAACCGGCGCGCTGTCGGCGGGCTCGTGGCGATGCCGCGTTCGCCATGATAGGCTCTCGGTTGCCGTCGTCCCACTGGGGAGCCGTAGCCCGATGCTCAGCTTCATTCCGCCGAAACACAGCACGGCCGGGTACCGCCTCCTGAGCGCGTTCAACGGCGCGATCCTGCGAGGCTCGAGGAAGGGCCTGCGCCTGAACGTCGATGCGGACGACCTCGAACGCCTTCGAGCGGCGCTCCCGCACAGCGTCGTGCTCCTCCCGAACCACTGCAACCACGACGACCCGTACCTCATGTTCGCCCTATCGTCGCGCCTGCGACGGCCCTTCTTCTTCCTCGCGGCGCGAGAGTCGTTCACCGAACTGGGCGGCGGGCGATGGCGCGGGTGGGTCATGCAGCAGGCGGGCTCCTACTCGGTCGTGCGGGGAACCGCCGACCGCGCATCGTTCCGCGCGACCCGAGCGCTGATCGCCGACGGTTCCCGACCGCTGGTCATCTTTCCCGAAGGGGAGCTCTCGCATCGTCCCGGCGCGGTGACGCCCTTCGAGACCGGTGTCACGACGCTCTCGTTCTGGGGGCTCGAAGACCGGATCACCACCGGGAAGGGCTCCGACGTGCTTCTCGTACCGACCGGCATCCGGTACGAGATCGACTCAGCCCACGAGGAACAGCTCCGCGACGGGCTTGCCGGGCTCGAACGCGACCTGCTGGGCAGCGTCTCGCGCGAGGAACCCCTGGAACGGTTCCGCGCCATCGGTCGCCACCTGCTCGATGTGCTGGAAACGACGTATTACGGAGAGGCCGAGTCCGAGGCTCCCTTGACCGAACGAGTCGCGCGGCTTCGTTCGGGCATTCTCGAACAGATGGAGCACTTCTTCGGCATGGAACCCCGGTCGAGCGCAACGATCCTCGACCGAGCGCGCGCCCTGCGCAACCGGTTGGACGATGAGGTCTACGCAGAGCTGGGCACGCCTAGCCGCTACGCCCACGACTTGCGGGAACGTCGGTCGCGGACGTTCGCGACCTTCACTGACGCGATCAAGCGCGTCTGCGCATTCCACGCCTTCGATGCGCTCGCCGTCGAGCGTTCCATGCGGACGGAGACGTTCTTCGAGACCCTCTGGCTCATCGAGGAAGAGGTCTACGGGTCGCCGAAGAGCCTCGTGCCGAGGACAGGTCGCGTCCGGGTCGGCGAGCCCATCCGCCTCGATGCCTATCGGGACGCCTACGCGGCAGACAAGCGCGCCGCCATCCGCGACGTGACGATGGCGTTGGAGAACGCCGTCGAACGGCTCATCGCCGAACCGTAGGCGTCGATGCAGCCGCGCGGCTGGACGTCGGTCGAACCGACCGAGAGGCTACCGCACTCCCCACGAGTAGCGGCTCTCTCCCAGCAGGAACCGCCGCATCTCCGGCGTCTGCTTCTCGACCCACTCCGGACTGGGGTCATACTGGGGCCATGCCTGCGTCCACGGTGGCGTGTAGCCGTTGATGAGGACGTAACGCGTTCGATCCGACCGGATCTGCGCCGTCGAGTGGATGGTCGATTCCGCCATGAAGAGAACCGAGCCCGCCGGGCCCTCCGCCTGCGCAACGTGCGAGTCGTCCCACCACTCCCGCACGTCTCCGACGGCATGCGGCAGACGATGGCTCCCGCGTATCATGACGGTTCCGCCGTCGTCGGGTCCAACGTCCGAGAGCAGCATGAGCGTCTTGACCCACAGATAGTGGTGCTTGCCGTCGCGGGCGAACGAGCTCACTTCTGGCGAGATGCCGCGATGGAAT
Protein-coding sequences here:
- a CDS encoding dihydrodipicolinate synthase family protein, yielding MAERFAGAWPVLLTPFAADGSIDLGAYRTMLEWYIARGVGGFYANCSSSEMFVLENNERLSLARGAVEASAGRVPVTATGNFGETLAEQIAFCRQMGDTGVDAVVIRVPDHETTDEELRTHFLAFADTLDCPLGVYECPSPVRRLLPASLTRELAQTGRFLAFKETSCDPAKTAAQAEAARGTPLGIFQANTPFLPEAMADGCAGTMSLAANVDPEDAAAVTASGGTDASAHARLCQFDFLTRLGHPLVSKEILAARGVPISATTRVLRGELSPEFRRGLRRAVEGIVERGIAPA
- the ruvX gene encoding Holliday junction resolvase RuvX → MPILLGLDVGDKRIGVAKSDALGMLATPLTTIERSSDRAACREIVRIAAEHDAVRIVVGLPKMLDNSIGIQAEKVLVFVQQLKAATEVPVVLWDERLTTTEASRVLRKPSRTGRRQAPSKKERERVKARLDEVSAAIILESYLASPVPSLPPEDGE
- a CDS encoding 1-acyl-sn-glycerol-3-phosphate acyltransferase — translated: MLSFIPPKHSTAGYRLLSAFNGAILRGSRKGLRLNVDADDLERLRAALPHSVVLLPNHCNHDDPYLMFALSSRLRRPFFFLAARESFTELGGGRWRGWVMQQAGSYSVVRGTADRASFRATRALIADGSRPLVIFPEGELSHRPGAVTPFETGVTTLSFWGLEDRITTGKGSDVLLVPTGIRYEIDSAHEEQLRDGLAGLERDLLGSVSREEPLERFRAIGRHLLDVLETTYYGEAESEAPLTERVARLRSGILEQMEHFFGMEPRSSATILDRARALRNRLDDEVYAELGTPSRYAHDLRERRSRTFATFTDAIKRVCAFHAFDALAVERSMRTETFFETLWLIEEEVYGSPKSLVPRTGRVRVGEPIRLDAYRDAYAADKRAAIRDVTMALENAVERLIAEP
- a CDS encoding phytanoyl-CoA dioxygenase family protein, with the protein product MLTPAQRFHFDVNGFVVVPSLFDADETAAARAVLDRMLVDEQLNEHRAWVRAKNDHHTHFGPMIEYDPVLLDIAAHEKVLPMLEDLVGGEVRLEETEAIVNRRNPNASAEELAKRRFRPTGFHRGISPEVSSFARDGKHHYLWVKTLMLLSDVGPDDGGTVMIRGSHRLPHAVGDVREWWDDSHVAQAEGPAGSVLFMAESTIHSTAQIRSDRTRYVLINGYTPPWTQAWPQYDPSPEWVEKQTPEMRRFLLGESRYSWGVR